The sequence TATGAGGGAGAATATGAGAGATTGAAAGCTGGAATTTGCCTGATTATGTGACTATGCAGATATGATCAAGACAACAAATCCTGAAAGTTCTTGTTGGATAAAAATTGACAAAGAAACTGAACCAGGGAAGAAcctctttatttatttctatgtgtgCTTTCATGCCTTCAAGCAAGGAGGGTTGGATGGGTGTAGGAAAATTATTGGTTTTGATGGATGCTTTCTAAAAGGAGCTTGTAAGGGTGAGTTATTGGTTGATGTgggaaaaaataacaataaataaatgtatccTATTTCATGGGTAGTTGTGGATACTGAAACAAAACATAGCTGGGATTGGTTCATAAGGCATCTGATTAGTGatctaaatctgaaaactggTGAAGGGTTGACTGTAATGTCAGACCAACAAAAGGTActattacttaattatttttctcattacttgactttatttttcaataatattcctgttttaataatacttaatacTTATTCCAGGgtcttgttcttattttgatgGATCTGTTACCAAATGCTGAGAGAAGAATGTGTGCTAGACATATTTGGAGCAATTGACATGTGCACTAAAGAGGAGAAGAGAGAAGAAAGCATTTTTGGAGATGTGCAAAAGCAAGCTTTGAAGTAAAGTTTAGAGAGGAGATGCTAGCAATGTAAAACCAGGTCAGAAAGAAATAACTGAGGACATGTTAGTTAATCCTCTTACTTCTTGGTGTAGGacatatttcaaaacacattcCAAATGTGATGTTGTAGAAAATAACATGTGTGAGAATTTCAATTCTTGGATTTTAGCTGCTAGACATAAATCCATAATCACAATGTTAGAGGATATCAGGCATAAAATGATGAATAGACATGTAGATATGATCAAATTTGCAGAAACATAGATTTCAGACATGCACCTATGGCAAGAACTATTTTAGAAGCTAATAGGGAATATTCAAATACGTGTAGAGTATTATGGAATGGAtttaatgattttgaaattgGGGATGGGGGTTACACATTTGTTGTTCACCTGGACAAGAAGTATTGTGATTGTAGGTTATGGATGTTAAGAGGTATTCCTTGTCCTTATGTCATTTGTGCTTATTATTACTTGAATGAAGATCCTGATCAGCATGTAGAGCACTGGTATAGTAAGAAACCTTTCTTAAGTCTTATAGTCATTTCATGCAACCAATTACCAATATGAGAATGTAGCCGGAAACTCCAAACTCATCAATTGAACCTTCAAAACCAAGAAAGATGCCAGGCAGACCTGGAAAGAACAGAAGAAAGAGCAAGGATAAGCCAAAAAAATGAGGCAAACTCTCAAAAAAAGGTATCAAGATCACCTGTAGGTGCAAGCAAGTTGGTCATAACAAGACTATGTGTGCCAAAATGGTAAGCTTTAAATGAATTTTCATAATACTTTGTAAAGTTAacatatttcttaactttttatatttatgtttgtatGTTAGAATGGTATGGGAAGCAGTAATAGTAGTCAACCTAGCACTCAGCCTGCAGCTTCATGGAATCCACTACCACCACCACAATCAAGTTCTATTTGTGGTGACACCAGTGCAATGGCAAGAGATACCTACACTCAAAGTCAGACAGCAAGAGTAAGTTATATATGTTCTGCTACCTTAATATTCTTCTCcaacttaatattattattaaaaactattaaaaatattGTGTTGCATTTATTCACAGCCAAGCTCCACCTTTCATACGTATGCAACTACACAATCCAGTCAACTGTTGTGTCAAGACCACCTCAAAGAAAGGTGTCAAGTGCTGCTGGTAGAGGTCAAGGTGCTGTTGGTAGAGGTAAATGTGGTTCTGGTAGGGGTCAATGTAGTGCTTATAGAGGAGGTGGTTCTGGTAGTGATCAATATGGTGTTAACAGGGGAGATGGTTCTGGTAGGGATCAATGTGGTGTTGATAGGGGAGGTGGTTCTGGTCGGGATCAATGTGGTGCTGATAGGGAAGGTAGTTCTGGTAGGGATCAATGTGGTGTTGAGAGAGAAGGTGGTTCTGATAGAATTCAAGGAGGAATTGGAAGAGGATTGGCAAGAAAAATAGCCAATGCAAGAGGGACCCCatttgaaaatggaagaaatactTCTTCTAGTCAAGTACCACCTTTGCCAACCAACAAGAGGCCATATAAAGCTACCTCATTTGTTGCTGCTACTGCATACAAAAGGCCTGCAACTGGTTTTGTTGTTTACTCTGATCCAATAACTGAAACCCAAGTGTACAATGTAGTTCTCTCTGTCTCATTATTTACCTATAACaatattttcattcaagttttCAATGTTCATtgtcttataattatttttaattttgcagCCTGGTACATCAACTGAGAGGGTTCTTTATGGGGGTATAAATTTAAAGAGTGCTTCACCAACAAATATAGATATTGATTTTAAACCTAGTGGcctaaaataaaatggaaaagatgcAGTCACCAACACACAATTGCAACAAATGAaagcaaataagaaaaaaaaatggatgaaGCCAAGTCTTCTTCATCAGTTGGATTTTCAAAGAAGTGGTTCATTTAGAAATGATTTGTCTTGTAATCAGGGTTAATGACTTTAAACAAATTATGTTACTAGTTTTTGAACAACTTTTACTTAGGCAACAGTTAATGATTTTGATGTATACTGCAGTTGAACACTATTATGCTCAATGTTGAGCTTTATTTGAACACCTTGTTTACTGTATGCAGTTTTTAGCTCAATTTTGAACTGTATTAATATGATATCCAGCTGCTTGCACTTTTAGTTCAATCTTGAGCAATTTTAATAAGATGGATGTGCTACTTCTAATATAGTTCATTTTTATCAATACCTTCAATAATTACAAATAGGCTATATGATTAAGTAGCTGCACAACTAGACACAAAGTAGCCAATTGACAATGAGATTGTCATACAAAACATGTGGATTCATTTaaacaactactacaaactactactactacaaactaaccaAACAACTACAACAAAGTACTACTACTACAAGCTAACCAAACAACTACAACAAactactactactgctacaaACTAACTAAGCAACTACaacaaactactactactactacaaactaaccaAGCAACTATAACAAACTACTACTACaaattactactactactgctacaaACTAACCAAGCAACTACAACAAACTACTATTACTACAAACTAACCAAACAACTACaacaaactactactactacaaactaaccaTTGTAACCAAACAACTACAACAAACTAACTATTAAACCATATTAAAGAATCACTTTACAGTGAGAACAATGAGAAGAAGTAGAACAAGTCTATTCAATTTGAGCTTAGCACATTCCcttttaaatttaacttttttgagtttttgcctcaatgaaatcaacttctcttcactatctttcaatttctcacacaaagtGTCCCTCTCTTGTTCAACGTCTTTGAGCTTTTGCTTCAATCGATCACACGAGTTTTCACCACCTTTGCACTTTATCATTAAGCTCGATTCTACCTCAGGATATTGATGCATAAAAATTGAAGGTTTTGGGTCAATCCATCTAAAGTACCCACATCCACCATTTTCCTAAAATGCAAAAATCGAAGAAcaataaaaaatcaccaaaacaaataaaattaaaatctatcaAAATGATACAAACCTTTGGAACTTTACATCCAAAAAATCTACGACCAGGATTTGATGGAGTCCTTAAAGTTCTTAATGGACAAAATTCGGAACAATAACACAAATCGGAAACCGCAATGCTAACGGAATTTTCTGACATTCtcatgaaaaatgaaagaaaaaaatgatttaagAGAAATTATGAGATAAATTTGACAGTGAGATGAGAGAGGTTGAGAGGAAAATCAGTTATGGAggagagaataaagaaagaagaagatgaaattagGTTAAAAATAGAGGGAAATTGAAGGGGATAGCAAAAGTAACGTTAAATAACGTAAACTTTTGCCACATAGACAGTTTTTCTCACAAGTCACGCGCCACCCGCGACTAAACAACACGTGCAGTGCCACGTAGGTCAAAAATGTCCAATTGGAATAAAATGTGgggggtttaggggtctgataggaacaagccttagtttaggtgtctaagtgaattttgacaacaagtttgagtgtctatcgatgactttggcctatttttaaatattcaaaaattgacTCAGATTAACTTTTGATTTTATCAACTTTCatttataaaatttcaattctttttcaAGTATAGTTATAACAATCGTCAATCAAACAGCAGCATAAAATACGTACActtgagaaggaaaaaaaatattcaaccacaagggttggtgtggtggttcagcacctcaTTCCTTAAGCAAAAggttgggggttcgatccccACCTCTTGGGGGTTCGATCTCCACCTCTGATGAACAGAGAAAATTCTGTTGTCAGTTTCCTACCACTTAGTGTGCTGACAATGGAATGGAGGATTgggaaacaagaaaaaaaattattcaaacctTATAATACTTGcactaagggtgtgtttggtatgaaggaaaacattttcagTTTTCTTATGGTTGGTTGACTTATATATTTTGGAAAATATCTtccaaaccaacttattttccttaaatctaaggaaaatgactttccttcatttttcaaaactctctttcaacttcactctAAAATTAAAATGTccatacaattctcaaaatcatctacctCACCTCCAATATCCTATCACCTCAACACCACCCCTACCTCGACACCACCCCTATCCCTACCCCTACCCTCACCCCCacaaaattcaattgttttaaaaagtatttcaaaaaattttcttagtCCATCCCCTACCTCCatcccacccctacccctactagtcccctttccaaaaataatatctacattttattaaaaaatttaaatttttgtcttACCCCATACCCCTACCCCCTTACCAGCCTCCTCTCGCATCCCCCCACCCCCcaacctaaaaaaatttaaatttattttctaaatgtTTTGCTTCCCCCTTCCCCCTCAGTCCCCTACCCTGATCCCTAGCTCCTACTAACCcactctcccccccccccctNNNNNNNNNNNNNNNNNNNNNNNNNNNNNNNNNNNNNNNNNNNNNNNNNNNNNNNNNNNNNNNNNNNNNNNNNNNNNNNNNNNNNNNNNNNNNNNNNNNNaaaaaaatgatttaattttttaatttatttttaatatagaattttaaaatgtatttttacgttttaactaaacactaaaatatattttttgaaccaAATACTAgcaaatatttttcgaaaaatatttttcatcgaccaaccaaatataagaaaataagtaagaaatcaacttattttcaaagaaaactttTTCTGggaacatattttccataaaaaacattttccttcctaccaaacacaccctaagtcaGTAAACATACAAAATAGGTTCGCACATAAATTGTCATCACAAcacatattttatcttatttagtcATTTAACCATGTTTTATGTGAATAgcgtttttttaaaaaaaatttatttattgcattcttTGTATAAAGGGTAGGTGGAAAAGGCAACGGGGTTTAGGGTGTGTGAGTGGGTGGTGGGGTGGATGCTTTTGGGACCACAAAGTATGTGGCTAAGACTTCAGGGGCggaaataaaataatgtcaaaaatTGGTGACCACAAGTTTAAGATTTTATTGTTAGGTTCCCTTGGCCTTAGGATTTAAGAGAAATTTTGCCTCATGTAAAAAGGGTCagatatattaattattattaaagtCATTGCCAGGTGTTTTGGCCAAATTAACGACCTTCCAGTTTTCTTGTTTAAAAAATGGagtatatataattataattaattagtaCATAATAAAACAAATTTGAGGGACCACCCATAAATTTCGGTACAGCATAAAATAAAAAGGGTACCATCATATAATTGTGGGAAAAAAATGAAAGGCTCTAGATCTTTTGGTTGGGTACATTTAGGTCAAGACTTTGGTCCCTTGAACTAACTATATTCAATCTAAAAAACATATGAACTTTTGGAgtgtatcatattttttttttccaaaaaaaaaaaaatccttcatAACATCAATCAATAGTCAGCATTGAGATTGGATaacttttcagaaaaaaaaaaaataatagtaacttCTTTAAGTATCGAGAAATTCATTTACTTTGGACAAAAAATTCTAAAAGTTCACTTATTTTAGATCGGAAGAAAAAGTATCTATCAATTTAATAATATATCCAAACATGATGTTCCAATCTAACTAGTTACTTAGATCATAGATGCACGCTAGACCACGAATAATGTCTTTAAAATGGCTCTATTTAAGTAGCACTTAATTTAGTTTTggtttagttttaaaaaatttagttgctcaatttttatttttatttttggagaaaTAAGTTTGAAAAGGAATTAATATATGATTGAATTATCCTTGAGAGTTGAGATgctatttttgtaaacaaaagtTTCTAATTAATCCCTTCGTCTCATTTTACCCGTCCTAAATTGGGATGAAACAGCTATTAAAAAAACAATAATTgataatgtaactttaccattttacccctcttaattgtgtcttcttgttagtttcaatattgatAGATGGCTAAtaccatttatattcttaatagtGTACTCTTAATGATACTcctctttgcaacatttttcaagaatgctaataataaggagtaattaattatactaatgatataatgaaaaaaaatcatcttggcttaataaataaaaaaaaaagtaaaatagaacaataaattaaaaaatttaggatGAGTAAAATGAGACGAATGGAGTAGATAAGAGGATAGGAGAATGGAAGGACCATGAGGACAGGACCCAAACAGCCAAAAGAGAAAAATCTATATTGAACTAATTTTTGCTTGGAAATAAATTACAACTACGCCTCTTTTCTATCCACTTGCCTTttcttttattagtttagtatactagtttagtatacgtgcgttgcatgtgtattaattatttattaataaaaataatgataatatatattttggtattcaaattaatgaattatagtaaaatatacaaataataacaacaaagTAGGGTTTGGGAAGGGTATAATGTACATCTTACCACTACCTTAGAGATAgaaagactatttttgatagaccctccACTCAAACAAAAAACATGTCAAAGcaatatagagaaaaaaataacagaaataaAAACAATCATGAACAATATCATAAACAATCTGTCAAATCATCCTAAATAGTGGCTGCAATAAGATACAATGATAATCAAAAGATAAAAGCCACAATTAATAACTAAACTCAAGGGACAAGAACCTATAAGAGAAATATGGCTCATGGTATGACTAATAGTAAAGAAGGAAAAGTGAGACAATGCTCAATCATCTAATTAACCTCCTACCTTAGTCTGTGCCCTACATTACTTCTAATCTTATCTCTCCTAATGTACATTTATAttatatcaacatcatcatcttcTCAACTTTCATCTTCTAGATGTGGAGTTTCTTGACCGATCAATACTTTGCCCCATATAACATGgtcggtctaaccaccactctttagaacttgcctttaagttttGATGGCACCTTATTATCACAAAGGACTCCAAATGCAAGCATTTCTTTCATCCACTCTGCACATGTATAATGTATGACATCACCATCAATCTGCATGTTTTCTTGGATAATAgaccaagatacttgaaacttctACTTTTCTAAATAAGTTGTGTATCAAGTTTTACTTCCACGCCAGGCTCAGGTATTACGTCACTAAACTTGTACTCCAAGTATTCTATCTTGTATCTACTCAACCTCAATTGTCTATAATGCCTCTAAACCTCCAACTTAGTGTTTAATCCACCTTGGGTCTTGTCAATCAGAACTATGTCATTCGTAAATAACATATACCATGACATTTCTCCTTGGATGTGTTACGTCAATAAATTCATTACCAACGCAAATAGAAATgataagagttgatccctaatgCAATCCCATTACAATTAGAAGTGTTTTGAGTCTCCTTCACTATTCGTATTCGGGGTCATGGCCCATTATACACGTTCTGAATCACCTTAATATATGTCACATGTACACCTTTATACTTCAAGCACCTTCATTGAACCTCttctagggactttgtcgtaagacTTTTAATTTCCAGTTCAATGAACATCATAGGCATATCTTTCTTCCTCTCCCTGTACTACTTCACCAGTTTCCTTACAAGATGAATGACTTTTGTAGTCGAGCGTCCCCGCATGAAACAAAATGGGTTCACAGAAATAGTCATCTACTTCCTTACTCTCATCTCCATCACCCTTTTCCATTCTTTCATATTTGAGAAAATAGAAGAcaattattttatctattgcaaaatattttaattaaatttaaaaagttcaaataatatttttaagagtTCACACATTTAATATAACCAGTTTAGTGTGTGTGCATTGCATGTATGTCACGTTAATATTATGAACTTAAATATTATAAaggattgaaaaataaatttgaaccACTTTAGATAATATAATATGGGTTGAGAAAATAATAgtcaagataaaaaaaatcacaaaaataatagCATTTGATTTCAATATTTGAGTATTACAATCATGTCAATGTTCTTAATTTGAATATTATAAaggtttgaaaaataaacatgacTATTGTTGTAAGTATACTATAGACAATAAAATACGGGTCAAGAAAATAATAGTCACAAGAAAAAAATCACACAATAGTAGCATTAGATTTTAATATTTGAGCATTACAATCTCTATGGatcctttgatttttctttttgaatataaaTTTAATGGCTTTTGAGCTTGATTTTGAAGAACATGATCTTGACTTATACTTGAATTCAAGGCTTTCAagcttgattttgaatattttgatcTTGAATTATATTTGAACTTTAATGCTTGAATGCTTTAACTTGTAGCTTGTAGAGAAATTTACGACATTTGATGCACGagctctctctttttttttttttagaattatgttCCTTTTATGAATTATTGAAGACCCTTATTTAGAGTTGTATACTACGTTAACTAATAAAAGATcatataaaatgaacaaaaaaaatattaggttTATCAAACAATTTATtgtactaaataaataaattacgtacCTTATTATATCCATAGAAAATGGTGGAGACAATACATGCGTTGCAAAAGTTAGCGTCAAAACAAATTGTAAGAAAACAAATAACAATTGAAAAGCAAAAGTAAAAGCTCAATATTATGTCGACATATATATTGTTCATGTGATTAATTGAGTATCCAGACATTAATCAAGTAATGAAgccataattttatataaattattgaaGAAAATGGCAGCAATTAACCAGTACATAATTATCAAGACAATCAATTTGCAGAGAAAAAAGTGATATGTGAGTCAAACATCTTCGTacaaatttaatgaaaaaatttctATAGTGTTTCTCTACCTTGTTTTGCTGTTAAAAACTCTATAGTGTTTCTCTGActtgttttgcttttatataatCGTTGTACCTTCATAGAGAGTACAACTACACCATCGTTCACTTCTACAGAATAGGATAACTATGCATAAAATAACACCCATGATTACTCGACTGTTGAAAGGAAGCACTAAATTCTAAAAACAATGAATAGAAATCCTCAAGCAAGTTCTCGCAGATATTGAAGATGTGAGGCTTTAACCTCCTAGGTAGTCAAACAGCAATCCTGATTCTTCTCCTTATTTTTTTCACAGTTATCTTTTATTGCAACGTTTAATTAAACTCTGTGATAATTATGGCTAAGGTCAAAACACTCTGAATTGAAAAGTTTGGTTACTTTATGATTAAAATTAAGAGCTAATTTTAATTGATCTAAATGATTATACTTAACACAGACTTAGGTATGAATAACAGGATCTTAATATTACATTTAGAAGAAAATAgcattataattaattttaatgtcTTTAGTTTAAATCTTCTGCAAACAAGTTGTTCAAGCATAGACAATATCACGAAGTTCATATATGCTCTTACAGTTTCAAAAGTAGCATAAGTTATATTTATTAAAGTATCACCTAAAAGTACAATTTATGTTCATAATGTCTCTAGCAGTTAAGGCTCCAATTTGATCCAATAatacataaatttcatcatgatcCTCCATCTCCAACTCATCTGGAGTCTgctttcctaaaaaaaaaaaaaaaaatctcccatggagaaaaataacaataatcgATCAATGAAAATCATTATAACAATAgtgcaataaattttttttaaacttatataaggtaaaattataattaatcaaGAAgtgttaaaaatcataattaaagttttatatttgtcTTCAtgctaatttttttcatttacacTAGTGCAGGATTCTTATATCGTTTCATCTTGATTTagtattaatgttttaaattggatTTGACTCTCTAACCCTCAAACATTAGTGCAAAATTCTTATATTGTTTCATTTTCTAGTGTTATTGTTTTTTTAAGCTTATCGAGCCTCACCTTTTCAATTTTCCTCATGCATTAACGTACAATATGAGAAGTGGCATTTCAATATTTTGTTAGCTGATTTAAATCAAAGATTAAATGTCTTTTTGTACTTGAACGtatttttgattttcaaaaatattaaccATATAATTACCATaacttattaaaatattatgCAAACTACTATATAACTAAGGATGTCATATCTTAACTATACTTTTATACTTGGATGACCACGAATCAAGATTCATTGTTGATTTCTTCACTACAAGAAAATGGTTAAATTATGACGGAATATTTGAGACGGAATATTTCTGTCACAATTTGTGACAGAATTTTGACTAATCTATGACggattatttttttacaaatataaaatttttaatttttttattttcacataaaaattcaaagaGTAACTGATTTGTGACaatttttttgacaaatttaaatataatttttgtgacAGATATATTTTTTGTCACAAATTAAAATGGATgtgaaaaaataataactttctgtCACAAATTCGTTAGTAAATTTGTGACAGATTGAACATTCCAtcacaatattttttcaaaaaataattaatgtaataaaaaattttacgAATTTATTCCATCACAATAAAAagtatatttaaatatattttggacAGATTTATTTCCGTCAAAATCATAAATGAGCGATTTCCCTCTAAAAATCTTTAGTATTTTCGATTtccctcaattttatttttacatctttttcagtTTCCCTTCAAACCCttcattttcattttaatttcttcacaGTGCCAGTTTCCTCAAAccctccactttcttcttaatttCTTCATTGTGCACAAGAAATTGAATTAACTAAGTGAGTTTGCTTTTAGGGACGGGAGTTGAAAACTTGCTAGAGGTCGGATTTTGTTGTGTCTTCATCGAACAGGTAAGTGTTGACAGTTGTGGCGATAGTTTATAGATGTAGATTGTCTGTGGTGATTGCAAATGCACCAGTGCTGATTACAATAGATGTATTGTAAAATTTTGGCTCCGGCACtccatatatgtattgatttcatgaatcaTAAGGTACTGTTTTCTCAATCAACATGAACTTGGCAGAAAATAGATTATAATGGATGTATCCTTGTAGAGAAAATAACGAATCTGGGTCAAGGTTAATTTTAATTGGCATTCTTACCCAAGGATGTCAAGTTGGGGTTGTCTCGAACTGACCCAACCGTTGTAGTCTTACATTCAGTTTGGTACTTGACAGGAGCCCTTCAAGTATGGTTACAGTGTAGTCTTTTAAGTGTGATTGCAGTGTTTATGGACATAAAAATTAGTATGTTCAACTTCAACTAATTTGATTGTTGTAATACCTAGTCTAAGTTTGAGGTAGTGGATCTACTTATTTGCCGGGACTGGTCTGCCTTCCGTTAGTGTTGATAGTCGATAGATGTAGATTTTCTGTGCTGATTGCAAATGCACCCTGTGCTGATTATGACCTTGTTCTGTTCATCTTTGTGTTGTTTCATTCTTCACTTGTTTAGCTTTTTGCAATTGATTCTCTTGAGAAAAACTCGGGTAGTTGTTGGTATTCTAGGTTGTGAACTAGTGATGACTCCAGTGACCATAACCGTGATATAGCTTGTTTCTTTCATTGTTAACTCCATAAAAAGTTGGTTTCTGTcgtgtttatattttaattcaacGAATTGAGGTGATTTCTTTATATATGGTTATTGTCGTGAAAGATGCACTAGGGATATAAGTGTATCGTGGCTAGGGAtgggcataaaataccaaaaatcaaaTTACCGAACcgaaaaatttgataattgatattcggtaatttggtatttgggATGGTATTTggaagtaaaattttaaaattacggtATTTGGATTCAGgattggtaaaaaatattactaccgtttggtatttggtatttttcaaaattctaattaTAGTTAAGTGACCCATAGGCCACATACCTAGTCCACACATACTTGTGTGAATATTGCCCAAGCAAACTTTGAACTGTTAAACACAGTCATAAAGTAGACTCTTAACTTTACACAGCAGACTTCCTTGCAACCAACATATGACAACTTTTGAAGAAAATATCACGCTAAGACTGAAaatcgggggggggggggggggggggNNNNNNNNNNNNNNNNNNNNNNNNNNNNNNNNNNNNNNNNNNNNNNNNNNNNNNNNNNNNNNNNNNNNNNNNNNNNNNNNNNNNNNNNNNNNNNNNNNNNTGGTGGCTGCATTTTCCCAACTCTAATGTTCCTAACGTAGGTCGGAATATGGATTTAACCAAGGGTACTTGGTCAAGCTTTCTTAATCCTTGTGTTCATATGCCAACAGCGGATAGAAACAAAACTCAGC comes from Capsicum annuum cultivar UCD-10X-F1 chromosome 2, UCD10Xv1.1, whole genome shotgun sequence and encodes:
- the LOC107858243 gene encoding uncharacterized protein LOC107858243, producing MGSSNSSQPSTQPAASWNPLPPPQSSSICGDTSAMARDTYTQSQTARPSSTFHTYATTQSSQLLCQDHLKERCQVLLVEVKVLLVEVNVVLVGVNVVLIEEVVLVVINMVLTGEMVLVGINVVLIGEVVLVGINVVLIGKVVLVGINVVLREKVVLIEFKEELEEDWQEK